Below is a window of 'Nostoc azollae' 0708 DNA.
AGCATCCGCTTGTTCTACGGTATGACGAATTTCGTCAGGTGGTGCAAATTCGCAATTAATAGAATGAACAGCGACTCCTCCTTTAGTTAGCCCCAAGGCCATCGCCTGTGCTAAAATCGCTGTATTTCCATAAGCTGAAGCGTAAAGTAACGCCACAGATATTTCCCGATTCTTTTGAGAATGACTCCATTCACCATAAGCTTTAGTCAATTCAATTAAGCCAGTACGTACCAAAGGACCATGACCAACAGCATACATTCTCACCTGCAAATCAGAGATCTTCTCCAAAGCAGCTTCTACGTGAGTTGCATGGGGAGCCATCAAACAATTAAAATAGTAACGTTGGTCTTCCTTAAAGCTTTCCACATTGTCATCAAAGACTTGATCACCACAGATATGCACTCCAAATAATTTATCTGTGTAGAGAATTTGGGTCTGCTGGTCGTAGGTACAAAGTGCTTCTGGCCAACGGGGACTAGGAGTAGGTAAGAATTTTAAAACATGACCCTTACCCAAATCTAATGTTTCTTTACCACGCATGACCAAAACTTTGATATCTTGGTCTGGGAAAGATGCTCGCAAATTATTTGCACCAAGAAGAGAACAAACAAAAGTAATTTGTGGTGCAAGTTCTAAAAGTGCTTTTAAAGTTGGTATCCGATTGGGGCTAAAATGACCCATAATCACATAATCCAACTTGCGGAAGTTGACCGTATTCTGCAAAGCTTCTAGATAAATAGTGGTGAAGCTTTCTCCCGGAGGATCAATCAATGCAGTATTATCGGCTTCTATTAAATAGCAATTAGAGGTAGTACCTCTTTCTAGTGCATATTCAATTTCAAACCGGAGACGTGACCAACTTCTCGCTCTGAGAACCTTTGTATTTGTAGCAATAGGTAGAACTTGTACGTCGCGTGGTTTGGAATCGCTCATAGATTTTTTAGATGTTTGTTGTGGAGAAAAAACTTGAGAAAACCAATTTTTAGCCGATGCAAAAGCGTTGGAAAAAGAATCTGGAAGTTCCATATAAATTATGAAATGATCGCCGTAAAATATCTGTGCATTGCAATTCAAAATTAAAAAATGGGTAATGGGGAATTGGTAATCGGGAGAATTATCTATCACCTATCCCCAATACCCAGTCCCCAATACCCAGTCCCCAGTCGCCAATTAGTAGTAGTTCCCTACTTTGCGATGACGTACTGCTGTAACTGCGTCAGGTTTAGAAACTCGTCCATTTTCAACTGTGCAGTATAAAATCCAGTGGTCACTACATTCCATGCTGGTGACAACTTCACATTCCATGTATGCAAGTGCATCTGTCAAAATTGGTGAACCGTTTTTGGCGGTTTGGGTTTTTACTCCGGCAAATCTATCTGCACCGGGATGTAAACGCTTGAGGAAGTGCTTTTTCAGGTCTTGATAATTTCCTTCTTCCAGAACGTTGAGAACAAAGCGATCACCTATTTGCAGTAAGCTATCAATAGCCCGATCTTTAGCTACAGCCATGGTGAATCCTAACGGCTGTAAACTAGCTTGTGTCACCCAGGAAGCTATCATTGCACCACTAATATCACCTTTTTTGGTGGTAACAATGTACAATCCACTGCTAATCCGACCCAACGCTTTTTCCATGTTCACGTCGAGGGATTTGATTTGTTTGATGTTGCGTTCCCGCATCACCAATTGTCCCAAATCTGTACCTGCTTCTCCACAAATTTGGTACGTAAAGACACCAGGAACTTCTTTAATGCGAATTGCTGGAAATGCTTCTTTAATTCCCAAGTCAATAAACTTACGACGTAAGGTATCAATGGGTTCATCATCGCCACCGTAACATTCAAATAGTCCCACTACTTGCTTATTTTTGGCGACTGATAGCAATGAACTGATACCAGATTGAGCAGAAATCGAACTAGTTGGAGGCATTCCAATCACAAGACCTGATGCTCTACCTGCTAGTTCTTGAATTTCTTGAGGTTCTGCGGTGTTCAGATCAATTACTTCTACTCCCACACCAGCTTTTTGGATACCTTCAGAAATTGCCATAGCCAAGCGATCACTATAACCGTATTCTGAAACATAGAATAAACCAACAGTAGTTTCTGCTGTGGCTTGTCTTTGGCTCCAGCTTTGATAACACTCTGTCAGAATATCTAAGTGATGGTGTAGTAATGGTCCGTGTCCGTTGGCAATAATGTTAATTTTGCCTAAATCACCCATTCTCTTCATTGCATTCAATAGAGAACGAGCATTTGGACTCATTAAGCAATCGTAGTAAAATCTGAAGTCGGCTTCAATGGCCTCTAAATCTTCGTCAAAGGTGCGATTATCACAAAAATGCATTCCAAAAGCATCGCAAGTGTAGATGATTTGGGTTTTGCGGTCAAAGCTGAAAATGGTATCAGGCCAGTGTAAATTTGGCGCACTGACGAATTCTATTTCATGTCCTTTACCAATATTAATGCGATCGCCACTTTTAACAATTCGCTTGGAAAAAGGATCATGTACCAAACCTTCCAAAAATTGCAGTGCTACTTTGGAAGCTAAAACAGTCGCTCTTGGTGCTAACTGTAATACATCTTCTACCAAACCACTATGATCTGGTTCTGTATGACTGACAATTATATAATCAATAGTTTTGGGGTTAACCAAACTTTTGAGTGTATCTAAATACAATTGACGAAACTTCTGGTGAGAAGTATCAATCAAAACAGTTTGTTCACCTCTAATTAAATATGAATTATAGGTTGTGCCGTTTTGCAGTCCAAATTCAATATCAAAACGATCCCGATCCCAATCAAGAGAGCGAATCGCCGTGGTGTTAGGGGCAATTTCAACAGTTTGTATAGTTAACCGAGGCTCAACTTCCTCTGAGATCGCTACCATGATTCGTCTCCGAGTCCAAATAATATTCTCTTCTCAACCCATTTTCTTACTAAACTCTTTTTAAAGTTGTAATGAAGAATATATTTTGAGAAATTCAACTTGTATCAATTACTGCCTTACTGACTCCTTGCAAAACACTTTTCCAGCAAGCTCTACTTGTATTCACTGGTGTAGGTGCGCTAAGTAATTCTAACGCACCCTCAAAACTAAGGAAAATTCACGCTGCAAGTATTAACTAAATTTGCGTCTAATTTTAAACCAAATTCTTCTTCAAACACACCTTTCTTATAATCTAAACTCCACAGTTCTAAAGCACAATCATCACCTAAAATTCTGGGGAATAACAAGATTTTAAATTCATGTTTCTGGGGAATATATTCACACTGCACTTGAGAGATAGCACCGATTTGTCTTCTATCTAAGGCTACTGACAATCTTAAAATTGCACTCAGTTGAGAAACTATGAGCCGATGTTCTTTATGCAATAAATTACGGTAGTTATCGTGTTTTTTCTTAGGGGGTGATTTGCGGTGATAACGGGCTAAATTAGCTATGATTTCTATTTCAGTTTCGTTATAACCAAGTAATTCACCATTTCTAATCAAATAGTATGAATGCTTGTGGTGTGAAGAATGGCTGATGTAGTGACCACAATTGTGTAAAATGGCAGCAGCCCAAAGCAATTGTCTTTCTTGTTGACCCCAATTATGTAGTTGACTTTGAGTTTGATCAAATAAACTCAATGCAAATTTAGCTATGTGATCGCTATGGTCGCCACAAGCATTGCTATTTTCTAAGTTAATATGGTATTTCTTAGCAATTTTTAGAACATTACGTTCTCTAATCGAACTTTGATAGCGTAGTTTGTTGTCAATAAAACCATGTGTCAGCATCCAATCGACAATTACACCTTCTCGCAGAGATCGTTCACAGAGTGAAACTGAATCCACATCTAACAGGGTCATGGCTTCCTGTAATATCACCGCCCCAGCTAGTATCACTTCTGACCGCTTTTCTGGCATTCCTGAAATTGCAGCCCTTTCTACATTGGTCATCCGTCGTAAGCGAGTTACCCAAGTCCGCAAGTCTTGAAGACTAAATTGATAACCGTTGAGAGTAGAAGGAACAACACCCATTTTTTCTTTAGCATGAATAGTTGCTAAGGTTTCAATGGTGCCTGATGTTCCCACCAATTTGGGAGATTCACCAGGTTTGAGTTTAAAAAGTACATCTTCTACAGAACGTTCTAACATCCCTTTTGCATAAGCTTGTAAGTATTGAAACTCACAATGGCTGATTGGGTCGGTGTTAATTAACTCTCCAGTTAGTCGCACTGCACCTACTTTCGTGCTGGTAAGGCTGCGGGGGTCTTGAGAGTCACCTAAAATTAATTCTGTGGAACCACCACCAATGTCAATAATGATGTGTGGTTCGTGATTAAATTCCATCCCTGATAAAACACCTAAATAGATGCGTCGGGCTTCTTCTTGACCAGAAATCAAGTCTACGCTTAAGCCTATTTCGCTTTCTATGTTCTGTAAAAAATCCTGCCCATTAGGGGCTTCGCGGACGGCGCTGGTTGCTACTGCAATAATGCTTTCTGCTTCTAGGCTTTTAGCAAGTTTTTGGAAACGTCCCAAACAAGCGATCGCTTTTCTGATCACTTCTGGTTTGAGTTCTCCAGTTTCCAAGTTGCGCTCGCCTAATCTTACCGTTTCTTTTTCTCTGGCGATCATCGTAAAAGCTGGTAGCGTCGGTTCAATTCTTACTATGACGATATGTAAGGAATTAGTACCGATATCAATAGCCGCAATAATCGGGTTTTGCTTGACTGGTTGAGTAGGTGTACTCTCCCAGTTAGCTGAAACTGCATTCAGCATTTAGGTTTCTCTCTCTTAACAATGAATGGTACAAGGAGGTAGAAGGCGAGAAAGCAAGTGCATAATTATAGCAGATTGCAGATCAATGAAGTACAGAATCTAAATTGAAACCTAGACAGCAAGAGAGTTTTAGTCCTGAATCCTGCCATATTAGTGTGTCGGTTTAATCGGCACTTAATACTTGTTACGTGCAATCTATCTATAGATTAGATTGATCAGGTTAATTATCTGGTGATATTACTCACAATTAAAGTCATGAACTTGTATCCAAAACTGTAACCTTAGTTAATGTATAAGGATCATCAAATAACAAACCCCAGGATACAAATGAAAGATGTTTAAAAAGAGTTTTTGCCTTACGCCATGTATTTTTCCAAAATTTGGATGCTCCCTGTATGTACAGTTAGCAAATAACGATATTATTCTATAGATGTTAAGATATGTGAATT
It encodes the following:
- a CDS encoding diflavin flavoprotein; this translates as MSDSKPRDVQVLPIATNTKVLRARSWSRLRFEIEYALERGTTSNCYLIEADNTALIDPPGESFTTIYLEALQNTVNFRKLDYVIMGHFSPNRIPTLKALLELAPQITFVCSLLGANNLRASFPDQDIKVLVMRGKETLDLGKGHVLKFLPTPSPRWPEALCTYDQQTQILYTDKLFGVHICGDQVFDDNVESFKEDQRYYFNCLMAPHATHVEAALEKISDLQVRMYAVGHGPLVRTGLIELTKAYGEWSHSQKNREISVALLYASAYGNTAILAQAMALGLTKGGVAVHSINCEFAPPDEIRHTVEQADALIIGTPTIGGHAPTPIHTALGIVLATGDSSKLAGVFGSYGWSGEALDLVECKLRDAGYRFGFDTLKVKFKPDEVTLKMCEEIGTDFAQGLKKARKIRVPQQAATPTEQAVGRIIGSVCVVSAKQGEVSTGMLGAWVSQATFNPPGITVAIAKDRAVESLMYPGGKFVLNILPEGVHVDYMKHFRKNFTPGEDRFANFQTVDADNGCTVLTDASAYLECSVNQRLECGDHWVVYATVDNGKLLKPDAITAINHRKTGTHY
- a CDS encoding diflavin flavoprotein, coding for MVAISEEVEPRLTIQTVEIAPNTTAIRSLDWDRDRFDIEFGLQNGTTYNSYLIRGEQTVLIDTSHQKFRQLYLDTLKSLVNPKTIDYIIVSHTEPDHSGLVEDVLQLAPRATVLASKVALQFLEGLVHDPFSKRIVKSGDRINIGKGHEIEFVSAPNLHWPDTIFSFDRKTQIIYTCDAFGMHFCDNRTFDEDLEAIEADFRFYYDCLMSPNARSLLNAMKRMGDLGKINIIANGHGPLLHHHLDILTECYQSWSQRQATAETTVGLFYVSEYGYSDRLAMAISEGIQKAGVGVEVIDLNTAEPQEIQELAGRASGLVIGMPPTSSISAQSGISSLLSVAKNKQVVGLFECYGGDDEPIDTLRRKFIDLGIKEAFPAIRIKEVPGVFTYQICGEAGTDLGQLVMRERNIKQIKSLDVNMEKALGRISSGLYIVTTKKGDISGAMIASWVTQASLQPLGFTMAVAKDRAIDSLLQIGDRFVLNVLEEGNYQDLKKHFLKRLHPGADRFAGVKTQTAKNGSPILTDALAYMECEVVTSMECSDHWILYCTVENGRVSKPDAVTAVRHRKVGNYY
- a CDS encoding Ppx/GppA phosphatase family protein — its product is MLNAVSANWESTPTQPVKQNPIIAAIDIGTNSLHIVIVRIEPTLPAFTMIAREKETVRLGERNLETGELKPEVIRKAIACLGRFQKLAKSLEAESIIAVATSAVREAPNGQDFLQNIESEIGLSVDLISGQEEARRIYLGVLSGMEFNHEPHIIIDIGGGSTELILGDSQDPRSLTSTKVGAVRLTGELINTDPISHCEFQYLQAYAKGMLERSVEDVLFKLKPGESPKLVGTSGTIETLATIHAKEKMGVVPSTLNGYQFSLQDLRTWVTRLRRMTNVERAAISGMPEKRSEVILAGAVILQEAMTLLDVDSVSLCERSLREGVIVDWMLTHGFIDNKLRYQSSIRERNVLKIAKKYHINLENSNACGDHSDHIAKFALSLFDQTQSQLHNWGQQERQLLWAAAILHNCGHYISHSSHHKHSYYLIRNGELLGYNETEIEIIANLARYHRKSPPKKKHDNYRNLLHKEHRLIVSQLSAILRLSVALDRRQIGAISQVQCEYIPQKHEFKILLFPRILGDDCALELWSLDYKKGVFEEEFGLKLDANLVNTCSVNFP